DNA from Pseudomonadota bacterium:
CCAAGGAATTTAGAGCTTTACATGGGCTACGACACCTGTTCGCGAGCATGTTGGCATCTTCAGGACAGGTGGATATGTACACCCTCCAGAAACTCTTGACCCACAAGAGCGCTGCGATGACCCAAAGATACGCACATCTTAGAGACGAGACTATGAGACAGGCTTCAAATCTTGCCGGAGGTATTATTGGAGACGCTATAAAGAAAGAGGAAAAGGGATAAACACCAGAACCGAAAGTCGAAAAAGCCGCAAAGAAAAAATAAATAAAAATAATTTTTCATCAATAAAACCCTTATAATCGGCAATACCCCTTGTGTACAAATCGATATGTAAGTTGAATGTTTGGGTGAACTATGTATGTGTTTAAGTGCAGCATCTGATGTTTAAGTAGACTATCTTGATCTGGAATAATTGTTTCTTATTAGATACATATATATATCTTTTTAATAACTATATCAATTGGTTATGTTGACAATATTGTATTTATTGCTATAATATAAAAAAGATGAGGAGGTGATAGCATAAACAGATAAATTTGTTAAAAACCAAAGAGACATAATCCGTTAACTCGTGATAGTTATCAATTCAATAGAGCTATTCGGCTCACATCTCCACCATTTCTAATAGTTTTACCTAATTATTTTAGTCTTTTATCATAATTTTAAGCGGCGGTAAGCTGCGATGAAAGCAATTTTATGAGGCAAGATTGCCCCTAACTTTTTCTTTCGGAGGGTTTTAACGTGGATACAACAGTGCTTTATAGGAATGAGAGGGAAATCGCAAAACTGACAGGAATTTCCTTGTCGAGTTTGCGCAATAATAGATCCTTAAAGAGGGGTCTTCCCTATATCAAGATAGGGAAAAGCATAAGATACAATATGTCAGATGTAATTAACTATTTAGAATCACATAGGATTGTAACAAAGGAGATATAGACATGAATGAAACAAAAAATAAAGGAAAAGAAAATGATCAAGCCTGTGGTGGCTGTACTGTTACCGCTTGTTACAGAACAAACAGCGAGGACTGCTATCTTAATTGTCCTGCCGATCCAGCATTTATCAACTTTGAATATGACGAAAAAACGCTGGATTATTTTCGTGCAACCCTAGAAATAGGGCCACTTTACGAGTAAGATCACCGTCCCCACCTTGCAATGGTGGGGACTTACAAAAGGAGGAAGTAAGATGTATTTTTCAAATAATCAACTTTTCAACGGAAAAGATAGTTTAGCCAACAGCAAAAAGGCAATCATAACTTCAACCATTGAAGATACCGATGCAGCCATTACTAAGGGTTTCGGGGCTATCATGATCACCGCCCCTATATTCAGTATAGAGGAACAAAAACAATTAAAGGATGTTTTAAAAACAATTCAGACGGTATACTTTCCCGTCACAAAGTCAGACCAGGCAAGTGTTAAAAACTGTATCGATATCGGCAAAACACTTTCCCTTATCGACAAAACAGTCTTTATTGCAGAAATTCCGAAACTGCCTGGGGCTCAAGATATCTCTCTACAGTCCTATTTCTCTAACCACACCGCAGCAGACTTCACAACTCTACTTGCTCATGCCGAATCCCTCGTTGATGTCCTCATCAAAGGAATACCGGCGGACTTCATCAGAGCAGAACAGGCTATCAGGTCTAATATTGCGCCGCTCCTCGCACAAATGAGCAACACGTCAGCTCAGTATTATGTTGATGTTATAAGGAAAAAATTAAAAACTTCGGCAAAGATTATCAGTCAACTCGTTGAGGACGCAAAAAAAACCCAAAAGAAAGAGAACAAAAAAGCTCCTGAGATAGAGGCAAACCCAGCAATGCTTGAGCTTGCAATGACAATCGCGCACGATCCTCAACTGCTCAAAAAAAGAATCGACGTTATCAACAGTACAGGCGTTGTTGGCGAAAGGGCAGTTCTCGCAATGTACGCGGCCGCTATAGACAGCAGGTTGATCCTCCAGGGAAATTCAAAAAGTCCTCAAATCGTAGCTTTACAAGCCACTGGACATTCGGGTAGCGGTAAATCTTTTTCGCTCTCTTCCACCCTGACCTTTTTTCCGGAAGAAAGTTATTTTGAATTGAGCGGCGCGAGTCCGAAGGCGTTGCTATACCTTCAGGAAGGGCTTGCGCATCGTTGTTTGATTTTCAGCGAGGCCCAACCCCTCCAGGGAGAAGAAGATGGTCAACTCAAATATATGGTTCGCAGTCTTCTTAGTGAGGGGCGCGTAAAATTTATTGTTACAACAAAAAATGAAGACGGAGCTTTTGTTGCAGAGGAAGTAATAATCGAAGGTCCTACAAGCTTTATAACGACAAGTACGCTGGAGACAGAATACCAATTACAGGACAGAATACTCGTTGTGCGCACGGATGACAGCATACAACAAACTAAAGGTGTGGTAAGAATGGAAGGTCTGAATCGGGCAAAAAAGACTGTGAGAGCTGATGAATCGGTTATAGATGCTTGGAGAGCCTTCCATGGAATGCTTGATCCCGTGCAGGTTGTAATCCCTTTTTCACCGGACATTTCCGAGCATATTATAAAAAATGATAAAATAATTATTGCCGCTAGACGGGCCTTCAACAAGGTGATGAACGTCATACAGACCATCACTTGTGTCTATCAACATCAAAGACAGAGAGATTCTGAAGGTTGGGTAATAGCTAATATGGCCGACTATTCTATGGCACTCCAGATCGTAAAAACAGCATTTGATGAGAACATGGGAGGCATAAACAAGACAACAAATGAGAGGCTCGAATATATAAAAGCTAATGGCCCTGTATCTCCGAAGGTTATTGCTTCCTCTTTCGGTGTCTCAAGAGTGGCAATTTCAAATTGGACAAAAAATGCAGTAGCCGACAACCTTATTGTGTGGGTTAAGGCGAACGGAACAAACTTCGTAGATGATAAATCGATGAGAGCGGCAAAACGGTCAGGGCAGGCATACCTGATTGCAACGATAACCGTTGAGCAGGGAAATACAAACCTGCTTCCCACGCCTTTTCAACTAACGAATGATGCAAGATGGGATAAAGATGGAGACTTAACCAAGCTTTACGATTTAAAGCTCGAACCCGCCCAGAAAACACAACAGGCTCTTGTACAAACTCCAACTCCAGTTCTTACTACTCCATCAGTGCCTTTCCCACCTTTTCTAAAACTCCCCGATGCAAGCGAGAACACATACGATTCTCCACCGACTCCCGCTGAAAATCAGGATATTACTGATATAGAGAGTATGGATACAGCAACCTATGCGCTGAATTATTTGGGGATAGACCTCGGAAGTTGCAAAGACGTAGAATTCGAAGACGAGGAACCTGATCCATCCTCAGACGAAGGCCCAGGCTACGAAAGCATTTTTTGAAAATAATTAATTCCGTGGGTGATAAGGGGTATGAAGGAGGTGTTAACCCCCTCCCTTAACACCCAAATCCATTTAACACATTAATATTATTAATATATTTTTTGGTGTTAAGGTGTTAAGGGGAAAATGGGGGGGTGGAAGGATGAAAATTTGAAAGGGTATAGGTAGGACAGAGTTAGCAAGAGTATGTTGAAATTCATTTTCATAAATAGAATTTTCGTTGTCAGTAGCAATCAACCCGGCAACGGAATTTATTCTGTACTTGAGGCAGAATGAAATGGCAATATTAAATTGTACAATATGTAATACTCTCTCTTGAATCTTTATCTATATACAAGATGCCTGTGATTGCAGAAAGATACGGAAGTACTTATGTAAACTATACTATAGAATAGTAATATTAAAATATAATTTATATTGTATATATATCTATACATATATAATAATGTTAATTAGAATAAGATCATTGATACTATTGATTATTGTATAATAATTATTTTTAATAATAATTGATATATACAATTTTATTGTACTAATATAGTTATTAAATAATATATATTATATATAATATAATAAGATTATATATTATATATCTAATTAAATAGATATATAATATTAATGAATAAGTATATATATTTAAATATTTATATTTCTATAGTCTTGGCATTTCATTTCAGTTTCCTTCAGAAATTAAAATAAATATTATCTGTATTGATATAACTATAAATACTAATATTACTTATATTTATATTCATTATATATTGGATAAGATTGAATATATTTATTCTTCTATTATTGAAAATTCTAAAAGATATTTCAATATAGTTCTATTCCTGTTTTCCAGATAATCTCCGCCTTAGTTACTAATTCTACATCACTGGAAACTCATGCCCATTAAAATTTTACCCTTCATTTTCCCATTTTTGGGGTTAACACCTTAACACCCAAAATATTTATAATAATTATAATATGTTAGGGGATTTTAGGTGTTAAGGGGGCACCTTAACACCGGGTTATCACCCATTATCACCGTTTTATGGAATTTTTTATTCCAATATTTTACAGGTTTGATTTTCATTGACCCTTACCGGTCCTTCTATTCCAGATGGATCGGCAGAAATCTACTGAAATCACCGTCCATGAGGAATATATCATTGGAAAAATGATTCAGCAGATTCAGTTTTGATTAGGAAGATTATTCAGAATATATTCAATTGCATACATATTTTCTATTTCTATGTACAATCTTGCCGATAAAAATCTATATACCAGAGCGTTTTCTCAAATTCTCTTTTCACAAACGTAATGATTCGCCTATCTCACGGTAGAGCGCTAGACTACCGGTTTAGTTAAAGGTGCTACATTTCTCATATTTTTGAGTCATGGAATGAACTCTCTGGAAGATTTGACGTTTTCTTGCAAAAATCCTCTTGCTTTTGTATATGAGGATGATTACAATATTTACAAGGTAGAGAATGATCTCTGGCCGGTAAAATACTCATAGGAGGTGAGAGAGCGGTACATAGACACAGAAAACAAGAATAAAGTATCACCAATTCAAACATAGTCACATTGTCAATAATTTTTAATTCGAAGAGTTTTATTCAATTAATTTACATAGAGAAGTAAATAATTTCGTAGCATAATTTGTTTCACATTGATCAGCTCTGCCCATGGGGCAGGCATAAAAAAGAAAAAAAGGAGGCCAAACATGGCTAACAATACTAGAAATGCAGCAGCAGTAAAGGAAAATATAACGACGAATAACGAAATGCTCACCCCCGACAACCTGTCGATGAAGTTGCTTAGAAAAACTGTAAAAGCGGCAGGCCTGGATATGTTAGATGATAATCCTTTGACGGTAGTAATAGGTCATCCTGTGGTTATTGAGCACGACCCAGAGGCCAAGAACATAATTGGATTTTCAACTGCCCTCAAGTTCAAGGAGGGCTATACCATGCATGAATACTTGGAGTGTGCAAACAAGATCAACCATATGCGCATTATCAAAGCACTCGTTCTTGATGAGAAGGACCCCCATCTTGTCATTAGCTTTGATTTTCTTATAACTGGCGGCATTACCAAGAAAGCATTCATTGGCACGCTCGCACAGTTTACTGCAATCGCTCTTCGCACCTATATGGATAACGAACACATTGTAGGATAGGCAGGAGCAACAGAGGCCGGAATCTTTATGGTTCCGGCCTTTTTCTATTTAAAGAGGTTTTTGCCAATACATTTACAGTTCAGAAACATACCCCTTATTTGTCAGCAGCAGATTCTGCTTCCTCGACAGCCTCTTGATCTGTCTCTCTCTTTTTAACGCTTCAGACAGGGTTGAACAGCCTTCAAAATAGACGAGTTTCATCGGCCGCCTTCCGCTTATGTACCTTGCTCAGCTTCTGGTGTTGTTATGTTCATGCAATCTTTTTTTAATGTTCTTAGTGCAGCCGGTATAAAGGGTCTTATCGGAGCATTCAAGGATATAGACATAGAATGAAGAACTTTTCATAAATATATTATTGACAGTCCAGACTATTCTCACCAAATGATTTATTCGGTTTCAAATAGCCTAACTGAAAGTAATTTTCAATGAATGCCGAATCCTCTCTGGATTCTGTCGATATCTCTATTTCTCAAACAATATCAAAATCTTCCTTATATCTTTTCAACATCACATGTTCATAAGCTGTTTAATAGTGGTGAAAACAGATCTGTAACATCTCAAAATCATATACTTCTTTACCAGATTGCCTATATTTCAAGCTTTATAAATATCCTTGAAATTACAAGTTGTTAACGTTGTCTTACAAGATAAAGCTCTTTTATCTCCATTTTCATATATTTAGTAATATCTGCATGTTACAGATGCAGTAATTTTCACAATCTATAAATAAGCGATATTTAAGGGTTTGCAAGGTGGCCTTAAAAGAGATAAAAAAAGAAGTTTTGTTAGCGGCAGAAGATTACAGATAGTTCAAGGAATTTGTATTGATATGTTGAGGAGTTGATGTGCAAGCAGAGTTTTGCCGATACTTCTATTTTAGAAAATGTGGCGATGATATGTTGAAAACATCGTCCATGGGGAATATGTCAATGGGAAGGTGATGAGGTGAAGATTCATTTAAAAGAGATTTTGCCGGTCAAATATCAGGATTTATCTTCTTATTTCTCCAGTAGATTTGTTACAATACAAATACAACATTTCTTATCAATGGAGGTCACATGAAACAATTTTTTTTTATTACCACATCTATTCTCTTTCTTGTTTCAGTAATTGTTTTTCCTATCCATTGTTTCGGTATGGCTAACCCTGCATCAGTCAACTGTATAAATAAAGGTGGAACTCTTTCTATACAGAAAAGAGGTGATTTGGGAGAATATGGCATCTGTATATTCGAAGACAACCGTCAATGTGAAGAATGGGCCATGTTCAGAGGAGAATGTCCGGTAGGTGGTGTAAAGATTACGGGCTATATAACTCCTGCTGCAAAATTTTGCGTGATTACCGGTGGAACATATACTCCCACTGGTGATAGTGGTACAGAAAAAGAAGAAGGGAGTTGCACCTTTAAGAATAATATATGCGACGCCTGGGAATACTATAATGGGAAGTGCAATAAGAAATGATAGAAGCCCCATGATTATTCGTTATCGGCGTGACCTTCAAAAGATATCTTGCCGATAACTTTTTATTTTCACAATTGCATCTGATAAAATAGCCTTTGATTCAACAAAGAATTTTGCCGATAAATAACATGGTCCCATACAAAAGCGCTTACTATTCAATGGAATTCATCGAAGAAGATGAAAAGATAATCGTATTATTTTATAATGATCAGGGTGAACTGATAGCAAAAAGGGATTTACCGAAATATACTACTGTTGCAAATCATATTGAAAGGAACCGGCAGAACTGATGGATAAAGCTACCCTTGATAACAAAGATAAACTTATCAAGATCATCAAAGCTCTTCTTCATACTGATGAGGATCTCAATTTTCTTATTCATTTAAAAAAAGAAGACCTTGAAAAACTTGCATCTATTGTCATGGCAAGAACAGATATTACGGATTAAATAAAGAATGGAATATCAATAATCATGTCATTATGCAATTTATTTGACAAACTATCTTAGACGGTAAATAATTGAATATTATTTTGATTTTCAGTCTCTGGACATAACATATGATTGCAATAACATCCGAAACCATCAAATATTCAGCATTGTTCATCATTGCATTACTTTTTTTCTCCTCTATCCCTGCCTCTGCTGAATTAAAAGCATTTGAAAAAGAATATACCTATCAGGCCAGTGAATTCGACAGTAAGGCCTCAAGCAGGACCATTGCACTGGAACAGGTAAAGAGGCTTCTTCTGGAGGAACTGGGAAGTTACCTTGAAAGCAGCACAGAGGTAAAGGACTTCCAGTTAACAAAGGATAGAATAGTCGCCCTATCTGCCGGTGTTGTCCATACTCATGTAATTGATGAAAAATGGGATGGAAGAAACTACTGGCTCAAAGCTGAAATTAAGGCTGATCCGGAGAATGTTGCACGCTCATTGGATACCCTCCGGAAAGACCAGAAGAAATCTGACGACCTTGAAGAGATAAGGAGAAAATCAGATCAGTCCCTCAAAGAAATTGAGCGTCTGCAAAATGAGGTGACATCACTGAAAAATGATATAAAGGCCAAGGAAACATATAATAAAAATGTGGAAACCTTGAAACAGGATAAGAACGTGCGAAATATTTCGGCTCCTAAGGCAAAACCTCAACAAGTGAAGAATCAGGCTGCAACTGCTAAACCATCTGCCGCCGAGTATAAATACTATGCCTCAAACAAATCAAAGAAGTACCACTATCAGTCCTGCATATATGCACAGAAGATCAACCCTTCAAATCTTGTTTCTTTTAAATCCGCCAATGATGCAAAGGCACAAGGATATGTTCCATGTAAGGTATGCAAGCCGCCTCTTGCCGATTAAACAAAGGAGATACCATGATTAAAGCCATCACGATATGCTCATTATTGATTTTCTTTACCTCTGCAATATCTTCAGCCCAATGCAAAATTGAATCATACTTCAGCCCCTACGATAACATTGAAAGCCTGATCGTAAAAAGATTGTCTGAAGCCAAGGAATCCATCAATTGTTCTCTCTATGGAATAACAAACAGGAAGATAACCGCTACCCTTATAGATAGAGTATCTAATGGTATTAATGTTACTCTCTGTCTTGATAAAACACAGAGTGCAGGAAAAAACAGCACCTATAGAGAACTGGAAAATGCAGGTGTAGAAATAGTTATCAAAAAGACTGGTGTCCTTGAACATAACAAATTCTGTGTTATTGATAACGAGAGAGTGATTATGGGGAGCTGGAACTTCTCTGAAAGTGCACAGAAACAGGATAACTCGGAAATTGATATCTCAGAATGTGCCGATAATATAAAACGTTTCAGGGATGCATTTGAGAGGATATACCAGAGAGATAGGTAGGGGTTATGATTTTGTCAGAAAGGTTTGTCAATTATTGAAATGAAAAGAAAAGTCTGGATGCCTGCTCCTCCAAAGAAACTGAGAATAAAGCCATCAGAACTGATCAAAACAGCAGTAGAGAATAAGGCGGATGAACTGGTTCGCGCCGTTCTTAAATCAAGATATATTCAACCACCTCCGGAGAATCCACAGTATAATTACATTATAGACATTTATACAAAATGGCACGGCAGTTATTTCTACTTCTATGCCATCTATTGCTGCCCTTTCCCTAATGCAATTTCACCAACTTTTGATTCAGGATTTGCAAGAATGGAATATATCGGCAAGAATCAGTTCGGTCTCTCTTATATGCGCCATACCGGACAATGGTGGGAAATTTATTCAGAATTATCTCTGGATGAATGTCTGATAAAGATCAGGGATGAAGAACATTTTGGGCTGTGAAAGGATGGTTTAGCGATAATTCATGCAGGCAATGATATGACAAAAACACATACAGGGCTCATTAGAAATGGATAAAGATCGTCTTGACAGGAAGAACTGATTAATAGTCAAATATTGAAGGAGAACACAAATTTTGAATACATATGAATTTCCCTCAATTTATCTTTTTCATACCTAAAGTGTTCTTATTCATAAATCTAATGAGGTGGTTATATGGACTTGAGAACTTTTCAAACGATGGAAGCGCCGGAATTAAGAAGCTATATTGAGTTCTTATTATGGCATTACAGGGTTGTTGATGGATCCTGGTTTCTCAAAGTAGAGGAAGAGTTTGATCAGCCTACCGCTGCACGTCTTACCGAAAGTATCTGGAGACACATACCAAAAATGGCAGCAAGAGATCTGGTAAAGCGTTTTGATATTAAGGAAAAGGGGTTGAAAGGTTTTGCCAAAGCCCTTAAGTTTTTCCCCTGGACAATTATAGTGGGATATGAGATTGAGGAAAAGGAAAACGAGGTGATTATAACTGTAGCTCACTGTCCTGCACAGGAAGCCCGGTTAAAAAAAGGTATTGGAGAAAATACATGTAAAGAGATGCATAAAGGTGAGTTCACAGCCTTTGCCCATGAGATCGACCCCGACATCAAGGTCGAGTGTGTCTTTGCGCCTCCCGACCCTCATCCAAGTGATACTTTTTGTAAGTGGAGATTTACCGTTTAACACCAATTTACCTTGGTAATATAACTTCAAGGTTACCAGTGAATCCCAAATTGGTTGTCTCTTGACGGATGTTTAACTAAGATTCAGAATGAGATACCATCTATAATCATTTGCATATAAAGGATTAGATTGCCACCCCATTTATCTCATCATTCAGAACCTTACTCAACCTGAAAAGTAAAACTCTTCTTGCCGTTATCTCCATTGCTTCGCTTGTCTGTGGATTTCTTCCTCTTCTGGCTCTTTTTTGTTTTACTATGAACTTGCCGAAACCGGAAATCTTTACGCCCTCATCTTTTGCAAGTGCTTCTTTAATAACTTCAAAGAATTTGCCTACTATATCGTAACATTCCTCTTTCGTAAAACCCAGTTTATCGTATACGTTATTCGCAATATCTATCTTCGTCATGTTTTCTCCTGAGAGTACAAGATTGTTTTTTGTTATTTTTTAACCATATTGGAAACATATCCGTCAATGATTAACCGACTATTATTATTAATTGTTTCAACAAAATAATCTTGCCGCTATCTCCTAACAAATGTTTTTCTATGTTTCAGAATCAAATCTATTTTATGATATATTTATTCAAATCATGTACGGTATTACACGAATAGATAATGACAAATCGCATACCCATTCATGGGTAGTAACCATATCCAGAAAAAATAAGAAATATTTTGGTTCTTTCAGTGATGCTACATATGAGAGTAAGAAAAAAGCTCTTGCCGCTGCAAAGAAATATCGTGATGAAATTCTTTCCCTATATGACCCTCTGACTCTAAAAGAATTCTGTTCTATTGTAAAACGTAATAGTAAATCCGGCATATCAGGAGTCTGTCGCTATAAAAACAATGAACCTGATAAAGAAGGTAATTACCGCTGGTATTGGATAGCCACCTGGTCACCTGAACCTGGAAAGACAAAGCAAAAGAAATTCTCTATAAATAAATACGGTGAAGAAGAAGCGTTCCATAAAGCTGTATTTGCAAGGAAGGAAGCACTGGAAAACATAAAGGGTTATTTCGATCCTGGGAGGAAAAGCAAATGAGAGAAAATGAATCCGCGAATAAGAAATCAGACAAGGTTATAAAAGCAATAAGGGCAGCATCTGCTATCATTGTTTTTGGAATACCTTTAATAACTGGAACAGCTTTAATGATCGGTTATGGTGCCTACAATATTTACAAGAAGATAAAACGTTAGGGATATATATGAAAATCTATTTTGCCCATCCATGCTTTACACCAGAACAGAGAGAGTTTAAGAAACAGTTTCTTTCCAAGATTTCTGCCGGTTTAATGCAGAATAATTTAAATAACGATATTATCATAATAGATCCCTTTGAGCATACTCCTGTAATTGAAGATAATACAGAAACTAAGCTGAAAATGGCTGAAACTGTCAAGATAGAATGTATAAAGCTTCTTGAAGAATGCGATATTGTTGTTGCCATCACAGATGATAATGATACCGGCACAGCCTTTGAAGCAGGTTATGCACATGCAGTCAATAAACCTATTATATTGATTTCTCAGGAGAGTTGTTCATCGGCAAATGCCATGTTGATAGGTTCAGCAAAGGTAATGGTTAATAATATCCTGGAAGATAGTGGAATGGAAAAGTTGATAGGGATGATAAGATTCTTTTATGATACATGGAAAGCTTCACAGAAGAAGCCGGAGAATAATTGAGAAGGGAGAGCTACAATGCTGCCAATATCCTCAAATCTTTATATTCAACACAGGCAATCCTATTCTTTGTATTGTATTTTCGCCTTTAAAAAGTTCTGTCTTTCTTTTTGGAACATCCCCCCTTTCTCCTTCATGCTGTACCTGCAGTTTTGCCGGTAAGCTCGATCCATGTTGAATTACATGTTTCCCGTATTTCTCAGACATTGCATCAATAGCGCAGTAGATTTTAGACATCTTTTCAATTCTTACAAGGTCATCAAAAAGCGTCATCTGTTTTCTGCCTTCAGGTACAAGACCGGCAAGAACAACACCTGTCTGACGATAAAGAACGTCATGTTTATAGATATGATTGAATCCCTCTCT
Protein-coding regions in this window:
- a CDS encoding helix-turn-helix domain-containing protein, which codes for MLYRNEREIAKLTGISLSSLRNNRSLKRGLPYIKIGKSIRYNMSDVINYLESHRIVTKEI
- a CDS encoding DUF333 domain-containing protein → MKQFFFITTSILFLVSVIVFPIHCFGMANPASVNCINKGGTLSIQKRGDLGEYGICIFEDNRQCEEWAMFRGECPVGGVKITGYITPAAKFCVITGGTYTPTGDSGTEKEEGSCTFKNNICDAWEYYNGKCNKK
- a CDS encoding DUF3944 domain-containing protein, with the translated sequence MDKATLDNKDKLIKIIKALLHTDEDLNFLIHLKKEDLEKLASIVMARTDITD
- a CDS encoding phospholipase D-like domain-containing protein, translating into MIKAITICSLLIFFTSAISSAQCKIESYFSPYDNIESLIVKRLSEAKESINCSLYGITNRKITATLIDRVSNGINVTLCLDKTQSAGKNSTYRELENAGVEIVIKKTGVLEHNKFCVIDNERVIMGSWNFSESAQKQDNSEIDISECADNIKRFRDAFERIYQRDR
- a CDS encoding DUF6125 family protein; its protein translation is MDLRTFQTMEAPELRSYIEFLLWHYRVVDGSWFLKVEEEFDQPTAARLTESIWRHIPKMAARDLVKRFDIKEKGLKGFAKALKFFPWTIIVGYEIEEKENEVIITVAHCPAQEARLKKGIGENTCKEMHKGEFTAFAHEIDPDIKVECVFAPPDPHPSDTFCKWRFTV
- a CDS encoding integration host factor subunit alpha; this translates as MTKIDIANNVYDKLGFTKEECYDIVGKFFEVIKEALAKDEGVKISGFGKFIVKQKRARRGRNPQTSEAMEITARRVLLFRLSKVLNDEINGVAI
- a CDS encoding AP2/ERF family transcription factor codes for the protein MFFYVSESNLFYDIFIQIMYGITRIDNDKSHTHSWVVTISRKNKKYFGSFSDATYESKKKALAAAKKYRDEILSLYDPLTLKEFCSIVKRNSKSGISGVCRYKNNEPDKEGNYRWYWIATWSPEPGKTKQKKFSINKYGEEEAFHKAVFARKEALENIKGYFDPGRKSK
- a CDS encoding YtoQ family protein, whose amino-acid sequence is MKIYFAHPCFTPEQREFKKQFLSKISAGLMQNNLNNDIIIIDPFEHTPVIEDNTETKLKMAETVKIECIKLLEECDIVVAITDDNDTGTAFEAGYAHAVNKPIILISQESCSSANAMLIGSAKVMVNNILEDSGMEKLIGMIRFFYDTWKASQKKPENN